AGCAGTAATCACCGTATTTTTAGAAGGAACCGTCGTTGCAACGATTTCTTTTTTAACGTTCCCTTTCGCTTCCATGATCTTGTTTTGATTGGATTGACGAGAAGCAACCTCTTGAATAACGACCTGATTTTTTACAACCGATTCTATCTGATTGGTTGCTAATTGTGCTTGTACTTTTTCAGGGATAGCCGCGACACTCACTGTGCTTAATGATTCTGCCTTTACTGAATGGGCAAGCCGTGTCGGTTCATTGACCGCAGCGATATCAACATGCGCCACTTTAATAGATTGAAACATTGTTTTTTCTTCAGGTTTTATCACCTCAGGAAGGGATGGTTTAGCAGGAAGCCGTACTGACAAATTAATTTTTTCGTCCAGATGTTCATTGGATTTTTTCATAAGGGCAGGTAAAAATATGGCAGTGATCGATAATATGACCACGATCCCGACCAAGCGATGTTTTCGGCGCTCATCCAGTCCAAACTTCATTAGCACTTCTCCTGCTTTATAAGAGCGTTGATAACAAGTTCATTATAAATAAGACAAAAAGTATATTATTTTCACGAAAGGCATAAAATAACACATTTTGCCTTTTTTTAGTAGAATTTGCTATTCAGCTACAAAGTTATGTGTTTCGGAAAAAACTACATTAACCGTTAAAAATGAACCATAAACAATAATTACATCATCCGGCCCTGCTTGCCTGCAGGCTGCATGATAAGCCATCAAAGGATTTTCAAAACATGGCGGCTCGTCATGAATGGCATTCTTAAACGCCTGCAATAAAATCGATTTTGTAGCCGCACGTTTTCCTGTTAGCAGGGCTGGGTACCAAAAATCAACACATGCATTCATAGGTTTAATTAAACCGCAAAGATCTTTGTCTTTCAATGCTGAAAACACCGCATGCACATTTTTTTTAGGTTGCAGTTGTTCAATAAAATCAACCAGTAATTTTACAGCCTGGGGATTATGAGCCACATCCAAGACCGTTGTAATTTTTCCTTGAATCACCTGCTGCCGGCAAGCGATCATAACATTTTTCATCGCCTGACAGAGATGAGCAGCACTTACTGGAAGCAAATGCTCCAACAATCGACTCGCTGTGATGGCGGCAGCAGCAGCCTTATGGTTAATAGACGGGCGAGGTACTTTGATTGTATCTCCTGAGGGGAAAACCAGTTGTAAATAGTCGTTTGACGACTTAAAAAAATAATCTTTATTCAAACTGCACATCGAGGCATTCAGTCGGCTAGATTCCTTCATAAGGCTTACAGGAATATCCGTGTCTGCATACAGAAAAGGCTTATTCGCCCTTAAAATACCTGCTTTTTCATAAGCGATTGCCTCCTTGCTCGCCCCTAAATATTCTTGATGATCCAAATCAATAGTCGTAATGATAGCCAAATCAGCGTCAATGATATTGGTGGCATCCTGGCGCCCCCCCATACCAACTTCCAGAATAATAATATCCAGCTTAAATTGCTTGAAATACCAAAATGCGGCAAGTGTAGTCATTTCAAAATACGTGAGCGCTATTTCATCACGATTTTCCTCAATGAATCTAAATGCGGCACATAAATACTCGTCTGAAATTGGCTGATGGTTAACCTGAATACGTTCATTGAACTTCAACAAATGTGGTGACGTATAACATCCAACCTGATATCCGGCAGCCTGATAAATGGCTTCTAATGCTGCTACGGTAGATCCTTTGCCATTTGTGCCAGCAACGGTGATAATGCGCGCCTCAAGTGCTAAAAGATTTAACCGTTGCGCCACCGTTTGAATACGCGATAAACCCAACTGAATTTCCTGTTGATGGCGGTTTTCGAGAAAATACAACCACTCATCCAGCTTAAAGGAATTGAAAGCAAACATTACTTTAATGCTTGCTGAGGAACATGCCGCGTCAGCTTATTAACCAACTCAGCAACGGTAGAACGTAAAGCCTTACGTTCAACAATCATATCAATATGTCCATGCTCCAATAAAAATTCACTTCTTTGAAATCCTTCAGGAAGCGTTTGTCGTACAGTTTGTTCAATCACTCGGGGGCCTGCAAACCCAATCAATGCTTTGGGTTCAGCAATGATTATATCTCCAAGACTGGCAAAACTAGCTGAAACGCCTCCCATGGTAGGATCCGTCAAAACAACAATAAATGGCAAGCCAGTATCCGCATATTTAGCAAGTGCTGCAGAAGTTTTAGCCATTTGCATTAATGAAAACAGTCCTTCTTGCATTCTTGCGCCACCACTGGCCGTAAAACAGACGTAAGCGCAGCGTGCTGCCATTGCCACCTGCACAGCACGAATAAATTTCTCGCCAACGGTAGCCCCCATGGAACCACCCATAAAACTAAATTCAAATGCGCTTGCAACGACAGGGTGTCCTTCCAGGCTCCCTTTATAGACAATTAAGGCTTCTTTTTCTCCCGTCGCTTTCTGAGCCTGAACAATACGATCTTTATATTTTTTAGAATCTCTAAATTTCAAGCGGTCAATTGGTTCTAGCTCAGCAAAAACCTCTTCTTGTCCTTCGGCATCAAGAAATAACGCAAGGCGATCGCGCCCGGATAAGCGATGATGGTGACTGCATTTTGGACAAACAGAAAGATTTTTAATTAATTCAGTACGATAAAGGACTTCATTACACCCTTCACATTTAATCCATAACCCTTCTGGAACGCCTTTTTTTGTGACGTTTCTGTTCTGATTTTTGAAGGCAATAGTTTCTTTAGCCAACTCATAAAAATTAATCCGTCTAATCAAACTACATAATAGGCCATATGGCGCCGAATGTTTGCTGTAGAGTATAACATACTAGTACCGTTTCCATTTAACAAATTCAATCACGATTTAAATCACTCTCTAACACAGATTATAAGAGTGAGACGACTCCCATGTTAAGTTTTTTTAAAATCGCCGTTAATATTTGCATAAATGAATAAAGCAAGATCAGTGAGGTTATCATGAGATCATTTACGATAATAGTCACCACTGTATCTCTCTTTATGGCACAAATCGCCTTTTCACAACAACGCTATGGAGAGACTTTATGTAATGCACCGGATTATTTCTGCATTCATGTCAAACAGGGTGAACAATGGGAAAATCTTTTCCCGAACGTTGAAGAGCGTGATATCGTCAAACGAATTAATCGCATGAACATTCCTCTAAGGAAAGGCATGGTGATCGCCGTTCCTAAAAACATTGAGCGCTTAACGATTTATGATGTGGCTCCTTTTCCTCGTTACATCGAAGCCGATG
This genomic interval from Legionella oakridgensis ATCC 33761 = DSM 21215 contains the following:
- a CDS encoding SPOR domain-containing protein, with the protein product MKFGLDERRKHRLVGIVVILSITAIFLPALMKKSNEHLDEKINLSVRLPAKPSLPEVIKPEEKTMFQSIKVAHVDIAAVNEPTRLAHSVKAESLSTVSVAAIPEKVQAQLATNQIESVVKNQVVIQEVASRQSNQNKIMEAKGNVKKEIVATTVPSKNTVITAAANKKDFYSVQLGTFSLKSNAVSLVSRLRNKGYKATYTKTSNKKGDFYKVIVGELTQKEEAQHLQKQLAEQIQLSGFVVKTGVS
- the folC gene encoding bifunctional tetrahydrofolate synthase/dihydrofolate synthase, translated to MFAFNSFKLDEWLYFLENRHQQEIQLGLSRIQTVAQRLNLLALEARIITVAGTNGKGSTVAALEAIYQAAGYQVGCYTSPHLLKFNERIQVNHQPISDEYLCAAFRFIEENRDEIALTYFEMTTLAAFWYFKQFKLDIIILEVGMGGRQDATNIIDADLAIITTIDLDHQEYLGASKEAIAYEKAGILRANKPFLYADTDIPVSLMKESSRLNASMCSLNKDYFFKSSNDYLQLVFPSGDTIKVPRPSINHKAAAAAITASRLLEHLLPVSAAHLCQAMKNVMIACRQQVIQGKITTVLDVAHNPQAVKLLVDFIEQLQPKKNVHAVFSALKDKDLCGLIKPMNACVDFWYPALLTGKRAATKSILLQAFKNAIHDEPPCFENPLMAYHAACRQAGPDDVIIVYGSFLTVNVVFSETHNFVAE